GTTTCGTCGTTACCATTACAACGCCGTTGGAGCCGCGGGAGCCGTAGATGGCGGTAGAGGAGGCATCTTTGAGTATTTCGATGGATTCGATATCGGAAGGGTTGATATCATTGATGCTGGTGGTAGGAAATCCATCCACTACGTACAGCGGCGCATTGCCGGCGTTAACGGATCCTGTACCGCGGATGCGGATGGTAGCCGCGCCGCCGGGTCGGGCGGAATTCTGGGTAACCAAAACGCCGGCTGCACGGCCTTGCATGGCCCTGTCGAGGTCCGTCACCGGTGTGGCTTTGATATCATTTTCACTAACGCTGGCCACGGAGCCGGTGATATCGCTTTTCTTCACGGTGCCGTACCCGACCACTACCGCTTCGTTGAGGTTCCCGATATATTCCTGCAGCACTACGGCGAGGTAATCCTTGCCTTCCACCGGCAATTCCCTTGCTGTGTAGCCGAGACTGGACACGACGAGCACCGCGCCGGGGGGGACATTGTTCAACACGAATTCCCCTTTCGCATTGGTCGAAACACCTTGCCGCGTACCCTTTATGACTACGCTGGCGCCGGGTATGGGCGCACCCTTCCCGTCGGTCACCACACCGGTCAACGGATGATCCGCAGGTTCGGCGGCGGCCACGGTATCCGGAACAGCGGCAACGGCGGCGGCCTTCCGGCGCTCGATGACGATATTCCTGCCGGTGATTCTGTAAGCAATGGGCTGCCCCTGGACGCAGATATCCAGCACATCCTTCAACTGCACATCGCTGACGTGTACAGACACCGGCGTGGTACGGGAAAGCGCGGATTCATTGTAAATAATCGAAACGCCCGTTTGCGAAATGATTTCCGCAAACACCTGCTTCAATGGTACGTTCTTCATTGACAGGGACACTTTCTGCGAGTAACCCGCGGCACTGACATGCAGGCAGGTTACGAGTAAAATAAAAGCGATCATTCTCATCACCCGGCATAATTTACTGCTGATGAAATCGGAGGCTAATTTGGTTGATAGCCCGCACTGCTGCGGGATTTCTCCTTTCAGTTTAAAATACATACATTCGTGGTGTTTGGTGGTGGTGAAATAGTCAAGCACAGATTATCAAAGCACGCCAGATTTTGCCGGGGATGCCGTTAACATTCCCGGTTTCCTTTGTACCCTGTAATAATTTATTGTTCTTCTTTTGGTTGTATTTACGGTAGTACGATCACTTTTCTCCCCTCTATTTTAAAATGATTAGCGCCACCTTCTTCCAGGAAAAGGAGCACGTCGGCTAATGCCATTTTCCGGCTCAGCCCGCCACCATAGAGGTTCTTGTTGGGCGGGGCCTGGTATATGATATCGACGTCGTACCAGCGGGCCACTTCTCTCAGGATGGCCGGCAGGTCGGTATTATTGAAAATGAACAAACCGTTTTTCCAGTCCGTCACCCTGCTGACGTCCGTTTCATGCACAGCGATCTCCCGGCTGTCCGGCTCCATCACTGCCTGCTGGCCCGGACGGAGCGTTTGCGTGGAAGCTTTGTGCATCACACGGACCGCACCCTGGAGCAAAGTCGTTTTAACGGCCTGTTCATCAGGATAAGCCATCACGTCGAAACTGGTGCCCAGCACTTGTACTTCCGTTGCCTGGTTGATTTTCACCTTGAAAGGCTTCTCCGTATCTGCGGCGATTTCGAAGTATCCCTGCCCGACCAGTTCCACCGTTCTTTCCGTATTGTTGAAAACAACAGGGTATTTCAGGCTGCTGGCGGAATTCAGCCAAACACGGGTACCGTCGTGCAAAGTCACCTGGAATTGTCCGCCGCGCGGGGTGCGGAGGGTATTGAATCCCTGTGCGCCGCTTCCGCGTGTTGCGGTGTATTGCAGGCTGCCGTTCTGCTGTTGAATGGCGGTTTGTCCCTGTGAAATCTGCCGGCCGCTGGTACTGTCGAGCTGCACTGTGCTGCCATCCGCCAATACCAGCACTGCTTTGTTGCTACCCGGCGCAGGCTGGGCGTTCGCCTGTTCGGGCGGGGCGGCGGGCTTTTCGTAAAGGTACCAGGCCAAAGCAATGGCCAGTATGGCTGCGGCTGCGGCCACCCAGGCGCGGAGGCGCCGCCGGATGCTGACAGGGCGCAAACGGGTTTCTCCGGATTCCCGGATCTGCCGCATCAGGTTGCTTTTTACGCGCCCGGCCGTTTCCGGGAAGTGGTAGCTGCCGGCCAGGCGTTCTTCGAGCGCCTCGTCCATCATGGCAGACAGGAGCGCCTCGTAAGCGGGGTCCTGGAAAACCTGGTATAATTCCTCCCTTCCGTCCGTATCCAGCGAACCGGTGATATAGTCGTCGAGCAGGGATTGTATCGTTTGTCGGGTATGCATGGCTACACTTTCAATAATAAAGACGCAGGAAAAACGACATATGTAGTGCCGCGGCAAAAAAAATTAAAATCAGTCGAAGAGGATGGTCGTCAGGGTAACATATAAGATGAAGTCGGCGCTGACGTTATTGCGGAGGCGGGATTTGAGGAAAGTCACCGCTTCCACCAGGTATTGGTTGACCGTTCCGTAGCTGAGTCCGGTTTCCCGCATGATTTCCTGGCGGCTCATTTGCTCCATGCGGTACATTTTGAACACGCGTTTTTTCTGGGCGGGCAATTGCTCTATCGCTTCCATCACCTGGTGGTAGAACTCCTTGTAATCGAGCTGGCGGTCCGGCACCATCTGCGGTTCTTCCAGCAGGAAGTTTTCCGGTTCGGCCGGCAATTCTTTCTTTTTACGCAGTTCGGAAAATATGCGGTTACGGGTGACGATGAACAGGAAATTCCGGAAGCTTTCCAGTGCCGGGAGGCGCTGGCGGTTTTCCCATAATTTGAGGAAGATGTCCT
Above is a genomic segment from Chitinophaga pollutisoli containing:
- a CDS encoding FecR domain-containing protein gives rise to the protein MHTRQTIQSLLDDYITGSLDTDGREELYQVFQDPAYEALLSAMMDEALEERLAGSYHFPETAGRVKSNLMRQIRESGETRLRPVSIRRRLRAWVAAAAAILAIALAWYLYEKPAAPPEQANAQPAPGSNKAVLVLADGSTVQLDSTSGRQISQGQTAIQQQNGSLQYTATRGSGAQGFNTLRTPRGGQFQVTLHDGTRVWLNSASSLKYPVVFNNTERTVELVGQGYFEIAADTEKPFKVKINQATEVQVLGTSFDVMAYPDEQAVKTTLLQGAVRVMHKASTQTLRPGQQAVMEPDSREIAVHETDVSRVTDWKNGLFIFNNTDLPAILREVARWYDVDIIYQAPPNKNLYGGGLSRKMALADVLLFLEEGGANHFKIEGRKVIVLP
- a CDS encoding RNA polymerase sigma-70 factor, with translation MPDTVQDMNEQQLLRETAAGNEVAFAALFDQYWAGVYAHILSFLKNAAHAEEITQDIFLKLWENRQRLPALESFRNFLFIVTRNRIFSELRKKKELPAEPENFLLEEPQMVPDRQLDYKEFYHQVMEAIEQLPAQKKRVFKMYRMEQMSRQEIMRETGLSYGTVNQYLVEAVTFLKSRLRNNVSADFILYVTLTTILFD